From a single Anabas testudineus chromosome 5, fAnaTes1.2, whole genome shotgun sequence genomic region:
- the tspan2a gene encoding tetraspanin-2a has product MSKVQGGMKCVKYLLFVFNFIFWLSGLLVLAVGLWLRFDPETVELLTGNGAPDTFFIAVYILLGAGGLMMIVGFFGCFGAVRESQCLLASFFACLLIIFGAEIAAGVFGFLNKEQIVEEVQKFYSSSITDVTNSNGTAVATIYHKTLNCCGGSSSETSSALCEDAPPDIQDCLSAITNFFNEKLHIIGYIGIGIAGVMILGMIFSMVLCCAIRNSREVI; this is encoded by the exons ATGAGCAAAGTGCAGGGTGGGATGAAATGCGTGAAATATCTGCTCTTCGTCTTCAACTTCATCTTCTGG CTGTCAGGGCTGTTGGTGCTTGCTGTGGGACTGTGGCTCAGATTTGACCCAGAAACAGTGGAGCTACTGACAGGCAATGGCGCCCCGGATACCTTCTTCATAG CTGTGTACATCCTCCTCGGCGCTGGAGGTTTGATGATGATCGTTGGCTTCTTTGGTTGCTTTGGGGCCGTACGTGAGTCTCAGTGTCTTCTTGCATCG TTCTTTGCTTGCCTTCTGATAATCTTTGGAGCAGAGATCGCAGCTGGTGTGTTTGGATTCCTAAATAAGGAACAG ATTGTTGAGGAAGTCCAAAAGTTTTACAGCAGCTCCATCACTGACGTCACCAATTCGAATGGCACCGCAGTAGCAACAATTTACCACAAAACT ctgAACTGTTGTGGAGGTTCCTCATCCGAGACGTCTAGTGCTCTTTGTGAAGACGCTCCCCCTGACATCCAG gaCTGTCTGTCTGCAATAACAAACTTCTTCAATGAAAAGCTGCATATCATTGGCTACATTGGGATTGGGATTGCAGGTGTAATG ATCTTAGGAATGATCTTCAGTATGGTTCTGTGTTGCGCCATCAGGAACAGCAGGGAGGTTATATAG